A segment of the Marinobacter arenosus genome:
TGTGTCGGCCTGCTTCCAGGGCAGGAATCACGACGTTTTCGACTACGCCATAACTCTTCCCCGATCCCGGCAGGCCCGAGTAACCGACAATGGACATGGCTTACCCTATGAACGGAATTCTGCGGAGAATGAATCGGGCGATCAGCGCGGTCATGATGGCCGTGAGCCCGTATCCAAATTCGAAGACGGTCAGGAAATACAGCAGCTGACCGCCCAGACCGTTGAAGACGTTTTGCACGTCGACGATCTGTATCTCGGGCAGCCAACCCAGCATGAGCTCCACGGCATCCACCAGGAGGCTGAACATCAGTCGTGGCACAAAGAGCACGATGTCGATCAAGGCATCGATGAGTTTCTGGATCATGGGTCAGGCCCTCAGGAAGACGAAGATGGCGGCCAGGGTCCAGGCGGCAATAAAAAGCAGGGACAACAGGCCACGGTGGCTGTTCAGGATGTCGCAGTGGGTATCGAGCGGCATGGCCGACCAATAATCCGTTGAAGGGATCGTCCAGACCGGGCAGGTGTTGTTCTCGGCAATGGTCGGGATGGTGGTGACCGCCTGAATGGTCGGATGTTGGGTCAGCAGGGTTTGGAAACGGTTAGTGGTTTCCTCGAAGGTGGGCGCGGTGCCCTTGCCTTCCGTTGAATAGCCCTCGCTGGGTCCGTCCATCTTCTGGTTGATGTCATCCAGGGTGCTGTTGGCTTTCCCCAGGCCTTCATTGATGTTCTTGTTGAGCTGACTGATGCCCTTGCCGACGTTGTCCAGGCGGTCGTTGGTGCCGTCGATTTTTGAGTTGGTGTCGCTGATGCCTTCGCGGACTTTATCGAGGCCTTTGTCCACAGATTCCGGATCGTTTTCGCGCTGGTAATCGTCGGGTTCCCCGTCGCCGTCGGTATCAGTGTTCGGTGCTTCCGGGGTTTCGGGTTCTTCCGGCTGGTCTTCGGGATCGGAGCAGACGAAGCCGTATTCGTCGATGACAATGACACCCTGGTTATCGCACGTTGGAGGACCGTATTCGTCGGGGATGCAGGCCGGGGTTCCGTTGACCACACCAAAGGCACCGCCGTCGCATTCCATGTTGGAGGTGCAAAGGTTGTGCTTGGTGGAGCCGTTACCGATAAAGCCTTTGTAGTCGGAGGAGTCGGCGTTGCAGTCATCGGTGTTCTCGGCGGTGTCCTGGAGGCAGACGCCGTTTAATTGGCCATTGGGGCATTCAAGGACGCAGCGACCGTATTCAGCGTCGTAGATTTCGCCGTTCTCGTAGCATTCTTCAGGCTGGTCCGGCGCAAGGCATTCCCCGGTGTCGGGGTCGGTGTAGTTCGGTGGTTCGCAGGGTGTCGGCGGGTTGTCTACGCCTGCAAAATCGTAGGCATAGAGCACGGGATTGCCCGTACCCGCGACAGGCACTTCGAACCGATGGTAAGGGAGATTGGTGTAGGTGACGCCGTCGATACCGACGGTCCGGGTGTCCGTCTGCGGATATTCGCACGGGTAGCTGGTATAGCCGTCCTGGACTTTGTTATCCAGGTAAGAACAGATCTCTGCGGCGCTGCCGTACCAGGTCGGCCCGGAATGCCACTGGTCGTTCGATACGTAGAAAGGCGCAGCATTGGCTGTGACTGAAAAAAGGCAGAGCCACAGGATCAGACATCCTTGAAGAGATAGACGCATAGTCCTGACCCCATCAGAAAGAATGTCCAGTCCCACAGCTCTGCCACGGTTACGCTCCTACTTGATCATGCTCAGCAGGAGGCGGGCACCTTTGCGCACGACGTAGAAGCCGGCGAGGACACCCACAACGGCGATGACGCCGGTGATTTCACCGGAGAAATCCAGACCGCCGGTGACGGTGGACCAGTCCGCAGCAGCCGCAGGGCCGCCAACGATGGTGAATGCGAATGCGCACAGCGCGATGAGTTGTTTCTTCATAGTGATTACCTCAGCATTTTCAGGAGTTGGCGGCCGCCCCATGCGACTGCCATGAGTGGCAACGTGACTGAAAAGCCGTAGAAGATGCCTTCTGTCACGGTTGCCGCGGTGACCTCGGTCGGAACCGAGAACA
Coding sequences within it:
- a CDS encoding DUF2523 family protein is translated as MIQKLIDALIDIVLFVPRLMFSLLVDAVELMLGWLPEIQIVDVQNVFNGLGGQLLYFLTVFEFGYGLTAIMTALIARFILRRIPFIG
- a CDS encoding DUF948 domain-containing protein; amino-acid sequence: MRLSLQGCLILWLCLFSVTANAAPFYVSNDQWHSGPTWYGSAAEICSYLDNKVQDGYTSYPCEYPQTDTRTVGIDGVTYTNLPYHRFEVPVAGTGNPVLYAYDFAGVDNPPTPCEPPNYTDPDTGECLAPDQPEECYENGEIYDAEYGRCVLECPNGQLNGVCLQDTAENTDDCNADSSDYKGFIGNGSTKHNLCTSNMECDGGAFGVVNGTPACIPDEYGPPTCDNQGVIVIDEYGFVCSDPEDQPEEPETPEAPNTDTDGDGEPDDYQRENDPESVDKGLDKVREGISDTNSKIDGTNDRLDNVGKGISQLNKNINEGLGKANSTLDDINQKMDGPSEGYSTEGKGTAPTFEETTNRFQTLLTQHPTIQAVTTIPTIAENNTCPVWTIPSTDYWSAMPLDTHCDILNSHRGLLSLLFIAAWTLAAIFVFLRA